The Drosophila innubila isolate TH190305 chromosome 2L unlocalized genomic scaffold, UK_Dinn_1.0 4_B_2L, whole genome shotgun sequence genome segment ACTTCGAAAGCTTTTTAATCGCACAACTTTATAAGCTCGAATTTAAACAATGGCACACGCCTCCCAGACGAAGTGCGTTGTAATCTTCAGTAAACACCATAAATTGTCAGACCAATTGCACCTTAGCTAATCTAGttaaaattagcaaataatctcaagtcataaattttaaaattaactgaaTTGGAtggattattaaaaaaataatcaagtaAACACTCTTCAGACGAGTTTACGACTGTAAAATACCCGTAacagaatttatatataaatattcattataaaaatgaattttaagctCAAGTGCTATAAAAagtactgcatacttttaggaatTTGCTTTGCGTAGCAACTTTAAACAGCTATAactattgttatatttatccGATCTTGATGGGTATATtgaaacaatataataaaaggaATTTTGCTGTTTGAAGTTAGTGCTTtatcttgaaaaaaatagGTGTAGTACAGTTTTTCACGGTTATCGCTggtaaaaaatgaaaaatttggaatttggaGTCTCCAGCTTTTATGGTTGCTGAGATAGgtgtttatttcaattcaagACTATTCCTGAGACATATAAATACGAACTAATACTGATAAGGTATATATACACGTTATGGACTGTGTCACGTCTCATTTTTTTCCCAGTTATAAACAATTccataacaacaaaaagaattgattttatataataaaactgTGCTTAACTAAAGCCAAGcgtgtttattaaattatcaataaAAGGAACAAGAATTTCCTCTATTAGTTTAGAAGAGAATATAGTAGGCACTCTGGATCTTGGCAACCCAGTCGACATAGGCGGAGACACGGGTGTAGATCGATGGCAGATTGGCCAATCCACAGGGAATGTAGCCCCAGGAGACAATGCCAATCAATTGAGAGGGAGTTCCCTCGCGTTCCACAACCAGAGGACCGCCAGAGTCGCCGTTGCAGGCGGAGATGCTCTGCTCCAGTGAGTCGGAGCAAATGTTGCTCTTATCAAGTGGAGCAGTATCGGGCAGGACAGCCTTGCAATCCTCGAAGGGCACAATCTGGGTGGTCACAGTCTGCAGAGTCTTGGCGGCGGTGAAGATATACGACTTGGGCTGTCCCCAGCCATACAGATGGGTCTCTCCAACATGGATCTCCTCACGACTGGGCAGAGTGGCGGGCATTACCCACTTGTTGAACTCAAAGGATTCGCTGACGTGCAACAGGGCAATATCGTAGGGTCCAACACCTCCGGTATACGACTCATGGACACGTCCAAAGTCAATCAGACGCTGTTGAGTACGCTCATCGACCTCGGCACGCTTATGAAGACCCGCAATGGCGCTCATTCCCACAGGATTCGAGATACAGTGGGCGGCAGTGAGGATCCAATCCTTGCTGATGATGGTGCCTCCACAGATGTGCGAATGCTTCTCAAACTTGGTGGCCAGGGACACAATGTAGGGGGCGGTGTGGGGATCCGCATCGGTGCCATTGATCACAAAGCCAGTGGGAAAACTTGGCACCACCTTGGCCAAAGTTTCGGTCAATTTGGAAGCCTGGCATCCGATAGCCAAGAGGGCCAAGAGGGTAAGAGTGATTACTTTCATGCTTACTTTAGTTTTCGACACTAAGTGACTGGTTCGTTGATATACGGCAGGCTTTTATAGTCCATCGGCGTCATGATCTAATCACTAAGATTACCAGATGGAtttatgaaattgattttgttttttatttttatttttctttttttttgcgataaTCAGCTTTTTAATTTCCTCTACAATCGAAATATTGCTAATCCAAGTCAAATTCGATCGTCATCGCGTACTTCAAAAACACCAAAAGTTTCTTTACATTACCAGAGAtttaaagtgtgtgtgttgcacagTGGGAGAAAAGGCTAGATTAGCTTAGATTAATCAAGATCTGTGAAAGTTGCAATAatattgtctgtctgtctttttttttaagtgtattatctatatatctcatatatattttttacctctaaaaactaattagagtttgtaaaatattattagtgtCTTATTCTCGTTTTGAGAGTTCTATATGCCGATTGAAAACCAGATCGGGCTCCTTatgccatatatatatacatgaattaattatgttgaattttagaaaatacaatttctgAAGTTCTTGCCTTTAAAAAGCTAACAGTTGTATAAATATCGATACAAgtcttaaatattaatagatttaaaaaagaaaacacactTATTTTtgagatacaaaaaaattaaatcatataaGTTATTCTAGCCatttgtcccactgtgcgttgGCAAACGAGGCGTGTAAATTTGCCTTTTTCACACACATAAAAGGGcgctaaaaatatgtttaatgtCTATAAAGAGACACGCGTCCTTGGCTCCGTACGTGAATGCAACATGAGCAAAAGGACAGTGGACACCGGAAGGTGAATAGTGGACCGTGGACAGCGCACATCCTTCGATTGGAGGTTGCTGTCCATTTTGCAGACTGTgccaattaaaagcaatttctacGCCGCTGCGGGCATTCGACTTTGACCATCCGCATAAATTGTGTACACgttttaaaacaacaacaacgtccgTAAAACAGGGCAGGGAAATGCCCAACGGTGGGAAAATACCATGTGTGGCATAATTACCACTTAAAAGTCCAGTTAACCGTTTATGATAATAAACCTGATGCAATTTGAGAGACTTTGAGTAACACCCAAGGAGATATTTGTAATgggaaattgattaaaagattgaatttataatttgaatggGTAACTAAATAACTACAGgttaattaaatgattaaataacTGCTTTAGTGTGTAAAGGATGAAAGGGTTAGTCTTAAACGCATTTGAATAAGAGCTTTCTACTATATACGAtaaaaggagttgattaaaattgaaaacttgtgatttaaaattttcaattttcaaaattccaaagacGGAACATCGAATTCgagatttagaggaaaataatttttttcacgaattcaataatatttaaatgcagaatgaattaagagtcTAAAACATTGTTGAAAtgtcattccgcttgaaaatcggttcagttttgccaGAGTTATAAAGGTAGGAAGTCGGTCAGATCTTgaccaagcaactttacaagtccaaatttttgtccaatttgacatgattttttacaagaaaatgaaaggtcttagaatcaagtttaaagtgttgttttatactaattatgatataaggaggtGATTAagtgtgaaaacttgagatttaaaatttcaaattttcaaaatttcaaaggggggaccattagCATTATAATCGAGAttttgaggaaaataatttttttcacgaactcaataaaattttaatgcagaatgaattcagAGGTCCAAACATGAttgaaatgacattccgcttaaaaatcggttcagttttgccaGAGTTATAAGGGTAGGAAGTCGGTCAGATCTTgaccaagcaactttacaagtcaaaatttttgtccgatttgacatgattttttacaagaaaatgaatggTCTTAGAATCatgttttaagtgttgttttatactaattataatataaggagttgattaaagtgaaaacttgagatttaaaattttcaatttcaaaaatttcaaaggggggacccttagcatcgaaatcgagatccagaggaaaatatttattttttttcgaattcaataaaatatgaatgcaGAAAGAAAAAGGAGGCGAAGCGctgttcaaaatgacattcctcttgaaaatcggtcaagtctCTACAAAGTTATTGTCAAGTCCAAGGGAAATACTCTCCTATTCGCTGTCTTTTCCTCTCTCTGAGATTCTAAAAGCTAATCGCACTTTTGCCTTCAGTGCTTATCATTATCGTAGTAAAGCTCCACTTGACGTCTATAAAAGGGGTGGTAGAGCTTCCGGGCGGAGTTCAAAAATAAACGTAGTTGCTAACAGTTAATAACGGCATGTTGACGCTTAAAATTGTGTTGGCCTTGTTGCCGCTTTTGGCCTTGGCCAATGCCAGAGTTAACCTTCCCCACATGCAACAATTGCTGGCGGGTCACTACGATAAAgtggatgaaaagtcagttgaCTTATCAGCAGTGTCCAACTTAATAGAGAAGATGCTGATCAAGTTGAAGGGAGCAGACATTGAAGAGAGTTCTTCTCGCATTATCGATGGCTTCGATGTTCAGGGTGTGGATAATGCAGCTTATCTCGTCTCGATAAGTCTTTCTCCATTGGTCTACAGTCATCAATGTGGAGCTGTCATCATTGGCAAACGTTGGGTTCTCTCAACGGCACATTGTGTGAAAGAGTTGATGGATTTCAATGGCGATATCATTGGTACCGCCCTCTATGCGGGTCTCTCCAATCGTTCCAATGTGAAGGACGCTCAAGTGCGTTATGTGGACTTTGCCTCGATTCATCGTTCGTTCAATGGAAA includes the following:
- the LOC117781480 gene encoding lectizyme — encoded protein: MKVITLTLLALLAIGCQASKLTETLAKVVPSFPTGFVINGTDADPHTAPYIVSLATKFEKHSHICGGTIISKDWILTAAHCISNPVGMSAIAGLHKRAEVDERTQQRLIDFGRVHESYTGGVGPYDIALLHVSESFEFNKWVMPATLPSREEIHVGETHLYGWGQPKSYIFTAAKTLQTVTTQIVPFEDCKAVLPDTAPLDKSNICSDSLEQSISACNGDSGGPLVVEREGTPSQLIGIVSWGYIPCGLANLPSIYTRVSAYVDWVAKIQSAYYILF
- the LOC117781475 gene encoding trypsin; amino-acid sequence: MLTLKIVLALLPLLALANARVNLPHMQQLLAGHYDKVDEKSVDLSAVSNLIEKMLIKLKGADIEESSSRIIDGFDVQGVDNAAYLVSISLSPLVYSHQCGAVIIGKRWVLSTAHCVKELMDFNGDIIGTALYAGLSNRSNVKDAQVRYVDFASIHRSFNGKAGSDNIALLHVSESFVYSARVQQIALPDLDEDYSGKTAIAYGWGLTDVDGDEYSKDLQYAFAPLLNNTRCAELLPTDAPLTRNQVCAQVKACYGDGGTPLVYWPISGPAELVALGSWSYMPCGYANRPTVYTSVPSYVDWIYQVISAYYQLN